One segment of Manihot esculenta cultivar AM560-2 chromosome 4, M.esculenta_v8, whole genome shotgun sequence DNA contains the following:
- the LOC110612986 gene encoding protein ESSENTIAL FOR POTEXVIRUS ACCUMULATION 1 isoform X1, with product MADGKLTLPDDLLSSNVNVDCWGGGTGEDKNLMSLLVESKDQMPTDSSIPLSPQWLHTKPIDAKVPTAAASVEMHAPNSLSHGNSPDNLKNSWQLDGSQDKKDWRKISSDLEIKRSWREEERDTSLLGRRDRRKDDRGADAVSTRDISETRLLSSSDRWCDSNSRNSGHESWRDSKWSSRWGPEDKEKNPRTEKRTYVEKEDSCTHKQTVVTGSRTASERENDSREKWRPRHRMEVHAGGTAAYRSAPGFGSEKGRMEASAIRFAAGRGRSNSNGSISIAAHSSASASAIGSIPLDKNQSYCYRRGKLLDIYRRQKDLPSFDTMPDGMENVASVTLEVAIKPLSLVAPDAEEEAFLGDIWVGKIKSSGGLHNSLGDRNGGSENDYGVTSEGSLSSLVSTREIVESLRRVFVSDSCDSNGLEISHTSITEEVCASKEGEQEHRMAAGGDGLMHAVMKKEDSSISQEIDPSHDFVELKALDNQQVAELANMNHRQSEDFESVTSFEIGSQLPDDPSSLFDFPSGQKISNDQLKSNNEARSLRSIMVPEELSLYYLDPQGEIQGPYLGIDIITWLEQGYFGTDLPVRMSDAPDGSPFHELGDIMPHLKAKQGSVCSTPKLSDTVGGALEENVPSASDKNFHSGIQYTDEQSFQCFVAQDEEVLLGVPGSNSGNPLMKHAADLRNLVSDASSHASLANEFSETHQGQNLHPFGLLMSELRGNSQLRHVQSSNISSSIGDQGQTMDPFSERDVAFRNHSSFGAVVDQPHAETCSDDYSQETLTNPGIHIDSNDVHHLSHREQDISDFDLQHLILRNLQKEQLEQQNNFSPHSLSQASRLGIEEIPSNILKLHFQQQQLELQQQQRLELQQQQWHLELQQQRRLELQQQQWLELQQQRQLELQQRRQLELQHQRKLELQHQRKLELQQQRQLEIQQQQQRQQRQLELQKQKQLLQQQLHHHQMQLLQQQQQEQQQLLFERMLQYQMSDLGYRQSKVDPMMDNLLDQVQFRMQLAEMQQSSNPSRHLDPSLEQIIQAKVGLNASQEPQADFLDVLQSKHRNILPSNQFHFEQERLQAKQLSLALKQQLGMEVERHFSGPWSVGKACQLSQNSDDRRHSVSSGFDTSDFYQQQRLSSREEHLKWKGALHERRQHGLYEPSYMEFERSMSLPGVTPGIKLENVNDHRQGPDSTEHLYKQPADQLGPFSSSNPFQCQQFSDDFSGSHPEATGHLPGKNGQSEKSWSEGGMQQLHLETQQLSKFPEAVNASIWAPTGPDEESSKRLLMEHQKLGIQSMKSSENDYQHLTLSSEPQDSLWPMKDLRLSNLPFNHILGQEAAMNHSFMKGAQNLNSTSLLQENLVNAALSAQNGERLHSRSNSGVLIEEETFLSGARDLSLTNYADGRFIGKSTMDKELPEMGRKGSIYGSRNMISMSMPVSQIEDNLVEQAGTAMNFEGIPSRHSSLSSTGGTQSLYNYEMGNNLSSGEEVVNDSVHSTLTKGLDNTSHKRLPVSRALSSQDGLSDLASASNVKQKSSTRFPTSNEKRHESEGNIVATSAGETQASGKKEMRFRRTSSYSEATISETSFIDVLKRPVLYDADVANSAAALESSDGGLQAARSGKKKGKKGRQIDPALLGFKVSSNRILMGEIQRLED from the exons ATGGCTGACGGGAAGCTTACCCTGCCTGACGATCTCCTCTCATCCAATGTTAATG TTGATTGTTGGGGTGGAGGAACTGGTGAGGACAAGAATCTGATGAGTTTGCTTGTTGAGTCAAAAG ATCAAATGCCGACAGATAGCAGCATACCCCTTTCTCCACAATGGCTTCATACTAAACCAATTGATGCTAAGGTACCTACTGCTGCAGCATCAGTG GAAATGCATGCACCAAATTCTCTGTCTCATGGGAACTCCCCTGACAATCTAAAAAATAGTTGGCAGTTAGATGGATCCCAGGATAAAAAAGACTGGAGAAAAATTTCATCTGATCTTGAAATCAAACGTAGTTGGCGGGAAGAGGAGAGAGATACAAGTTTACTTGGTAGACGAGATCGTAGAAAGGATGATCGTGGTGCTGATGCTGTGTCAACAAGGGACATTTCTGAGACTAGATTATTGTCTTCTTCAGATCGTTGGTGTGATAGTAATAGCCGTAATTCTGGGCATGAATCTTGGAGAGATAGCAAATGGTCATCAAGGTGGGGTCCTGAAGATAAGGAAAAGAATCCTCGGACAGAGAAGAGAACATATGTTGAGAAGGAAGATAGTTGTACACACAAGCAAACTGTTGTTACTGGAAGCCGCACAGCTTCTGAGCGTGAGAATGACTCTCGAGAGAAGTGGAGGCCACGCCACCGTATGGAAGTTCATGCAGGTGGAACAGCTGCATATCGAAGTGCACCAGGATTCGGGTCAGAAAAAGGACGCATGGAAGCATCAGCTATTCGATTTGCTGCAGGGCGAGGAAGGTCAAATAGTAATGGAAGCATATCAATTGCAGCACATTCTTCTGCTTCCGCATCTGCTATTGGGTCTATTCCTTTAGATAAAAATCAATCATACTGCTATCGGAGGGGCAAACTTCTGGATATTTACCGAAGGCAGAAAGATCTTCCAAGTTTTGATACCATGCCTGATGGGATGGAGAATGTAGCCTCAGTAACACTGGAAGTTGCTATTAAGCCATTGTCTTTAGTTGCCCCTGATGCAGAGGAAGAA GCTTTCCTTGGAGATATATGGGTGGGAAAAATCAAAAGCTCTGGAGGTTTGCACAACTCGCTTGGTGACAGGAATGGGGGATCAGAAAATGATTATGGAG tgacaagtgagggaagtctgaGTTCCTTAGTTAGTACTCGTGAAATTGTTGAATCTCTTAGAAGGGTTTTTGTTAGTGATTCCTGTGATAGTAATGGGCTTGAGATATCACATACATCAATAACTGAGG AAGTATGTGCTTCAAAAGAAGGTGAACAAGAGCATAGAATGGCAGCTGGTGGTGATGGCTTGATGCATGCAGTTATGAAAAAAGAAGATTCCAGCATTTCCCAGGAGATTGACCCCAGTCATGATTTTGTGGAATTGAAAGCTCTTGATAACCAGCAAGTGGCAGAGTTGGCTAATATGAATCATCGACAGTCGGAAGATTTTGAGTCGGTTACTTCTTTTGAAATTGGTAGTCAGCTTCCTGATGATCCAAGTTCTCTATTTGATTTCCCATCTGGACAGAAAATTAGCAATGATCAGTTAAAGAGCAACAATGAGGCACGCTCTTTGAGAAGCATTATGGTTCCTGAGGAGTTATCTTTGTACTATCTTGATCCTCAAGGGGAAATACAGGGGCCATACCTCGGGATTGATATTATCACATGGTTGGAGCAAGGATATTTTGGAACTGATCTACCTGTTCGCATGTCAGATGCACCTGATGGATCACCCTTTCATGAACTTGGTGACATCATGCCTCATTTGAAAGCTAAACAAGGATCTGTTTGTAGCACTCCCAAGTTATCCGATACTGTTGGAGGTGCCTTGGAAGAAAATGTACCTTCTGCTTCTGATAAGAACTTTCACTCTGGGATTCAGTACACTGATGAACAAAGCTTCCAGTGTTTTGTTGCTCAGGATGAAG AAGTTCTTCTTGGAGTACCTGGAAGTAACAGTGGTAACCCTTTGATGAAGCATGCTGCAGACCTTCGGAATTTGGTTTCCGATGCTTCGAGTCACGCTTCCCTTGCAAATGAATTCTCAGAAACTCATCAGGGTCAGAATCTGCATCCATTTGGCCTGTTGATGTCTGAGCTCAGAGGCAACTCTCAGCTGAGGCATGTTCAGTCATCCAATATATCTTCAAGCATAGGTGATCAGGGTCAAACTATGGATCCTTTCTCAGAAAGGGATGTTGCTTTCCGAAATCACAGCTCTTTTGGTGCAGTGGTTGATCAACCTCATGCGGAGACATGTTCTGATGATTATAGCCAAGAGACTCTCACCAACCCTGGCATTCATATAGATTCAAATGATGTTCATCACTTATCTCACAGGGAGCAAGACATCAGTGATTTTGACCTACAGCATCTAATTTTACGGAATCTGCAAAAAGAACAACTTGAGCAACAGAATAATTTTTCTCCACATTCCCTCTCACAGGCTTCCAGATTGGGCATTGAGGAAATTCCTTCTAATATTCTGAAACTGCATTTTCAACAGCAGCAATTAGAGCTTCAACAGCAACAGAGATTGGAGCTTCAACAACAGCAGTGGCACTTGGAGCTTCAGCAGCAGCGACGGTTGGAGCTTCAACAGCAGCAGTGGTTGGAGCTTCAACAGCAGCGACAATTGGAGCTTCAGCAGCGGCGGCAGTTGGAGCTTCAGCACCAGCGAAAATTGGAGCTTCAGCACCAGCGAAAATTGGAGCTTCAGCAGCAGCGGCAGTTGGAGattcagcagcagcagcagcggcAGCAGCGACAGTTGGAACTTCAGAAGCAGAAGCAGTTACTGCAACAGCAACTTCACCACCATCAAATGCAGTTGCTGCAGCAGCAGCAACAAGAACAACAGCAGTTGCTTTTTGAACGAATGCTGCAGTATCAGATGTCTGATCTTGGTTATAGACAATCAAAGGTGGATCCTATGATGGATAACTTACTTGATCAAGTTCAGTTCAGAATGCAGCTGGCAGAAATGCAACAGAGTTCAAATCCTTCGAGACACCTTGATCCATCACTGGAGCAAATTATTCAAGCTAAGGTTGGCTTGAATGCTTCTCAAGAACCACAGGCTGATTTCCTTGATGTATTGCAGTCAAAACATAGAAATATACTCCCTTCCAACCAGTTTCATTTTGAGCAAGAACGTTTGCAGGCAAAACAATTATCTTTGGCACTAAAACAGCAGTTAGGAATGGAGGTGGAAAGACATTTTAGTGGGCCATGGTCTGTTGGTAAGGCTTGTCAGCTTTCACAGAATTCTGATGATCGTCGTCATTCTGTGTCTTCAGGATTTGATACTTCAGATTTCTACCAGCAGCAGAGGCTTTCCTCACGGGAGGAGCATCTTAAATGGAAAGGTGCTTTACATGAGCGACGTCAGCATGGGCTTTATGAACCTAGCTATATGGAATTTGAGAGGTCAATGTCTCTTCCTGGTGTCACTCCTGGGATAAAGTTGGAGAATGTAAATGATCATCGTCAAGGTCCTGATTCAACAGAACATCTCTACAAGCAGCCTGCTGACCAATTAGGTCCTTTCTCTTCTAGTAATCCTTTCCAGTGTCAACAATTTTCAGATGATTTTTCTGGTTCTCACCCAGAAGCAACGGGGCACCTTCCTGGAAaaaatggacagtcagaaaagAGTTGGAGTGAAGGAGGGATGCAACAACTGCATCTTGAAACTCAGCAGCTGAGTAAGTTTCCAGAAGCTGTAAATGCTAGTATTTGGGCGCCAACTGGACCTGATGAGGAAAGCTCAAAGAGACTTTTGATGGAGCACCAAAAACTCGGTATTCAATCTATGAAGTCATCAGAAAATGATTATCAACATCTTACATTGTCTTCTGAACCTCAGGATTCCTTGTGGCCGATGAAGGACTTGAGGCTTTCAAATCTTCCTTTCAATCACATCCTAGGCCAAGAAGCTGCTATGAACCATTCATTTATGAAAGGGGcacaaaatttgaattcaacTTCTTTATTGCAAGAAAATCTTGTCAATGCAGCTTTGAGTGCTCAAAATGGTGAAAGATTGCACTCCAGGTCAAATTCAGGAGTACTAATTGAAGAAGAGACATTCTTGTCAGGCGCAAGAGACCTTTCTCTCACAAATTATGCGGATGGCAGATTTATTGGTAAATCAACTATGGACAAAGAGTTGCCAGAAATGGGAAGAAAGGGAAGTATATATGGGTCCAGAAACATGATTTCAATGAGCATGCCAGTTTCCCAAATTGAAGACAACTTGGTTGAGCAAGCAGGAACTGCAATGAATTTTGAGGGGATACCAAGCAGGCATAGTTCGCTAAGCAGTACTG GTGGAACTCAAAGCTTATACAATTATGAGATGGGAAATAATTTATCATCTGGAGAGGAGGTTGTTAATGATAG TGTACATTCAACATTAACCAAAGGGCTTGATAACACTTCACATAAACGCCTACCTGTATCACGGGCTTTATCTTCCCAGGATGGTCTGTCAGACTTAGCCTCTGCCTCAAATGTCAAGCAGAAAAGCTCAACGAGGTTTCCAACTTCTAATG AAAAAAGGCACGAGTCTGAGGGGAATATTGTAGCAACCTCAGCAGGTGAAACTCAGGCATCTGGGAAGAAAGAAATGCGTTTTAGGAGGACGTCGTCTTACAGTGAGGCCACTATATCAGAGACATCGTTCATAGATGTGCTTAAAAGGCCGGTTCTCTATGATGCTGATGTAGCTAATTCGGCTGCTGCTTTGGAGTCATCTGATGGTGGTTTGCAAGCAGCTAGAAGTGGGAAAAAGAAAGGGAAGAAAGGAAGGCAGATAGATCCGGCACTCCTCGGCTTCAAGGTTTCCAGCAACCGAATTCTGATGGGTGAAATACAACGCCTGGAAGACTGA
- the LOC110612986 gene encoding protein ESSENTIAL FOR POTEXVIRUS ACCUMULATION 1 isoform X2, with amino-acid sequence MADGKLTLPDDLLSSNVNVDCWGGGTGEDKNLMSLLVESKDQMPTDSSIPLSPQWLHTKPIDAKEMHAPNSLSHGNSPDNLKNSWQLDGSQDKKDWRKISSDLEIKRSWREEERDTSLLGRRDRRKDDRGADAVSTRDISETRLLSSSDRWCDSNSRNSGHESWRDSKWSSRWGPEDKEKNPRTEKRTYVEKEDSCTHKQTVVTGSRTASERENDSREKWRPRHRMEVHAGGTAAYRSAPGFGSEKGRMEASAIRFAAGRGRSNSNGSISIAAHSSASASAIGSIPLDKNQSYCYRRGKLLDIYRRQKDLPSFDTMPDGMENVASVTLEVAIKPLSLVAPDAEEEAFLGDIWVGKIKSSGGLHNSLGDRNGGSENDYGVTSEGSLSSLVSTREIVESLRRVFVSDSCDSNGLEISHTSITEEVCASKEGEQEHRMAAGGDGLMHAVMKKEDSSISQEIDPSHDFVELKALDNQQVAELANMNHRQSEDFESVTSFEIGSQLPDDPSSLFDFPSGQKISNDQLKSNNEARSLRSIMVPEELSLYYLDPQGEIQGPYLGIDIITWLEQGYFGTDLPVRMSDAPDGSPFHELGDIMPHLKAKQGSVCSTPKLSDTVGGALEENVPSASDKNFHSGIQYTDEQSFQCFVAQDEEVLLGVPGSNSGNPLMKHAADLRNLVSDASSHASLANEFSETHQGQNLHPFGLLMSELRGNSQLRHVQSSNISSSIGDQGQTMDPFSERDVAFRNHSSFGAVVDQPHAETCSDDYSQETLTNPGIHIDSNDVHHLSHREQDISDFDLQHLILRNLQKEQLEQQNNFSPHSLSQASRLGIEEIPSNILKLHFQQQQLELQQQQRLELQQQQWHLELQQQRRLELQQQQWLELQQQRQLELQQRRQLELQHQRKLELQHQRKLELQQQRQLEIQQQQQRQQRQLELQKQKQLLQQQLHHHQMQLLQQQQQEQQQLLFERMLQYQMSDLGYRQSKVDPMMDNLLDQVQFRMQLAEMQQSSNPSRHLDPSLEQIIQAKVGLNASQEPQADFLDVLQSKHRNILPSNQFHFEQERLQAKQLSLALKQQLGMEVERHFSGPWSVGKACQLSQNSDDRRHSVSSGFDTSDFYQQQRLSSREEHLKWKGALHERRQHGLYEPSYMEFERSMSLPGVTPGIKLENVNDHRQGPDSTEHLYKQPADQLGPFSSSNPFQCQQFSDDFSGSHPEATGHLPGKNGQSEKSWSEGGMQQLHLETQQLSKFPEAVNASIWAPTGPDEESSKRLLMEHQKLGIQSMKSSENDYQHLTLSSEPQDSLWPMKDLRLSNLPFNHILGQEAAMNHSFMKGAQNLNSTSLLQENLVNAALSAQNGERLHSRSNSGVLIEEETFLSGARDLSLTNYADGRFIGKSTMDKELPEMGRKGSIYGSRNMISMSMPVSQIEDNLVEQAGTAMNFEGIPSRHSSLSSTGGTQSLYNYEMGNNLSSGEEVVNDSVHSTLTKGLDNTSHKRLPVSRALSSQDGLSDLASASNVKQKSSTRFPTSNEKRHESEGNIVATSAGETQASGKKEMRFRRTSSYSEATISETSFIDVLKRPVLYDADVANSAAALESSDGGLQAARSGKKKGKKGRQIDPALLGFKVSSNRILMGEIQRLED; translated from the exons ATGGCTGACGGGAAGCTTACCCTGCCTGACGATCTCCTCTCATCCAATGTTAATG TTGATTGTTGGGGTGGAGGAACTGGTGAGGACAAGAATCTGATGAGTTTGCTTGTTGAGTCAAAAG ATCAAATGCCGACAGATAGCAGCATACCCCTTTCTCCACAATGGCTTCATACTAAACCAATTGATGCTAAG GAAATGCATGCACCAAATTCTCTGTCTCATGGGAACTCCCCTGACAATCTAAAAAATAGTTGGCAGTTAGATGGATCCCAGGATAAAAAAGACTGGAGAAAAATTTCATCTGATCTTGAAATCAAACGTAGTTGGCGGGAAGAGGAGAGAGATACAAGTTTACTTGGTAGACGAGATCGTAGAAAGGATGATCGTGGTGCTGATGCTGTGTCAACAAGGGACATTTCTGAGACTAGATTATTGTCTTCTTCAGATCGTTGGTGTGATAGTAATAGCCGTAATTCTGGGCATGAATCTTGGAGAGATAGCAAATGGTCATCAAGGTGGGGTCCTGAAGATAAGGAAAAGAATCCTCGGACAGAGAAGAGAACATATGTTGAGAAGGAAGATAGTTGTACACACAAGCAAACTGTTGTTACTGGAAGCCGCACAGCTTCTGAGCGTGAGAATGACTCTCGAGAGAAGTGGAGGCCACGCCACCGTATGGAAGTTCATGCAGGTGGAACAGCTGCATATCGAAGTGCACCAGGATTCGGGTCAGAAAAAGGACGCATGGAAGCATCAGCTATTCGATTTGCTGCAGGGCGAGGAAGGTCAAATAGTAATGGAAGCATATCAATTGCAGCACATTCTTCTGCTTCCGCATCTGCTATTGGGTCTATTCCTTTAGATAAAAATCAATCATACTGCTATCGGAGGGGCAAACTTCTGGATATTTACCGAAGGCAGAAAGATCTTCCAAGTTTTGATACCATGCCTGATGGGATGGAGAATGTAGCCTCAGTAACACTGGAAGTTGCTATTAAGCCATTGTCTTTAGTTGCCCCTGATGCAGAGGAAGAA GCTTTCCTTGGAGATATATGGGTGGGAAAAATCAAAAGCTCTGGAGGTTTGCACAACTCGCTTGGTGACAGGAATGGGGGATCAGAAAATGATTATGGAG tgacaagtgagggaagtctgaGTTCCTTAGTTAGTACTCGTGAAATTGTTGAATCTCTTAGAAGGGTTTTTGTTAGTGATTCCTGTGATAGTAATGGGCTTGAGATATCACATACATCAATAACTGAGG AAGTATGTGCTTCAAAAGAAGGTGAACAAGAGCATAGAATGGCAGCTGGTGGTGATGGCTTGATGCATGCAGTTATGAAAAAAGAAGATTCCAGCATTTCCCAGGAGATTGACCCCAGTCATGATTTTGTGGAATTGAAAGCTCTTGATAACCAGCAAGTGGCAGAGTTGGCTAATATGAATCATCGACAGTCGGAAGATTTTGAGTCGGTTACTTCTTTTGAAATTGGTAGTCAGCTTCCTGATGATCCAAGTTCTCTATTTGATTTCCCATCTGGACAGAAAATTAGCAATGATCAGTTAAAGAGCAACAATGAGGCACGCTCTTTGAGAAGCATTATGGTTCCTGAGGAGTTATCTTTGTACTATCTTGATCCTCAAGGGGAAATACAGGGGCCATACCTCGGGATTGATATTATCACATGGTTGGAGCAAGGATATTTTGGAACTGATCTACCTGTTCGCATGTCAGATGCACCTGATGGATCACCCTTTCATGAACTTGGTGACATCATGCCTCATTTGAAAGCTAAACAAGGATCTGTTTGTAGCACTCCCAAGTTATCCGATACTGTTGGAGGTGCCTTGGAAGAAAATGTACCTTCTGCTTCTGATAAGAACTTTCACTCTGGGATTCAGTACACTGATGAACAAAGCTTCCAGTGTTTTGTTGCTCAGGATGAAG AAGTTCTTCTTGGAGTACCTGGAAGTAACAGTGGTAACCCTTTGATGAAGCATGCTGCAGACCTTCGGAATTTGGTTTCCGATGCTTCGAGTCACGCTTCCCTTGCAAATGAATTCTCAGAAACTCATCAGGGTCAGAATCTGCATCCATTTGGCCTGTTGATGTCTGAGCTCAGAGGCAACTCTCAGCTGAGGCATGTTCAGTCATCCAATATATCTTCAAGCATAGGTGATCAGGGTCAAACTATGGATCCTTTCTCAGAAAGGGATGTTGCTTTCCGAAATCACAGCTCTTTTGGTGCAGTGGTTGATCAACCTCATGCGGAGACATGTTCTGATGATTATAGCCAAGAGACTCTCACCAACCCTGGCATTCATATAGATTCAAATGATGTTCATCACTTATCTCACAGGGAGCAAGACATCAGTGATTTTGACCTACAGCATCTAATTTTACGGAATCTGCAAAAAGAACAACTTGAGCAACAGAATAATTTTTCTCCACATTCCCTCTCACAGGCTTCCAGATTGGGCATTGAGGAAATTCCTTCTAATATTCTGAAACTGCATTTTCAACAGCAGCAATTAGAGCTTCAACAGCAACAGAGATTGGAGCTTCAACAACAGCAGTGGCACTTGGAGCTTCAGCAGCAGCGACGGTTGGAGCTTCAACAGCAGCAGTGGTTGGAGCTTCAACAGCAGCGACAATTGGAGCTTCAGCAGCGGCGGCAGTTGGAGCTTCAGCACCAGCGAAAATTGGAGCTTCAGCACCAGCGAAAATTGGAGCTTCAGCAGCAGCGGCAGTTGGAGattcagcagcagcagcagcggcAGCAGCGACAGTTGGAACTTCAGAAGCAGAAGCAGTTACTGCAACAGCAACTTCACCACCATCAAATGCAGTTGCTGCAGCAGCAGCAACAAGAACAACAGCAGTTGCTTTTTGAACGAATGCTGCAGTATCAGATGTCTGATCTTGGTTATAGACAATCAAAGGTGGATCCTATGATGGATAACTTACTTGATCAAGTTCAGTTCAGAATGCAGCTGGCAGAAATGCAACAGAGTTCAAATCCTTCGAGACACCTTGATCCATCACTGGAGCAAATTATTCAAGCTAAGGTTGGCTTGAATGCTTCTCAAGAACCACAGGCTGATTTCCTTGATGTATTGCAGTCAAAACATAGAAATATACTCCCTTCCAACCAGTTTCATTTTGAGCAAGAACGTTTGCAGGCAAAACAATTATCTTTGGCACTAAAACAGCAGTTAGGAATGGAGGTGGAAAGACATTTTAGTGGGCCATGGTCTGTTGGTAAGGCTTGTCAGCTTTCACAGAATTCTGATGATCGTCGTCATTCTGTGTCTTCAGGATTTGATACTTCAGATTTCTACCAGCAGCAGAGGCTTTCCTCACGGGAGGAGCATCTTAAATGGAAAGGTGCTTTACATGAGCGACGTCAGCATGGGCTTTATGAACCTAGCTATATGGAATTTGAGAGGTCAATGTCTCTTCCTGGTGTCACTCCTGGGATAAAGTTGGAGAATGTAAATGATCATCGTCAAGGTCCTGATTCAACAGAACATCTCTACAAGCAGCCTGCTGACCAATTAGGTCCTTTCTCTTCTAGTAATCCTTTCCAGTGTCAACAATTTTCAGATGATTTTTCTGGTTCTCACCCAGAAGCAACGGGGCACCTTCCTGGAAaaaatggacagtcagaaaagAGTTGGAGTGAAGGAGGGATGCAACAACTGCATCTTGAAACTCAGCAGCTGAGTAAGTTTCCAGAAGCTGTAAATGCTAGTATTTGGGCGCCAACTGGACCTGATGAGGAAAGCTCAAAGAGACTTTTGATGGAGCACCAAAAACTCGGTATTCAATCTATGAAGTCATCAGAAAATGATTATCAACATCTTACATTGTCTTCTGAACCTCAGGATTCCTTGTGGCCGATGAAGGACTTGAGGCTTTCAAATCTTCCTTTCAATCACATCCTAGGCCAAGAAGCTGCTATGAACCATTCATTTATGAAAGGGGcacaaaatttgaattcaacTTCTTTATTGCAAGAAAATCTTGTCAATGCAGCTTTGAGTGCTCAAAATGGTGAAAGATTGCACTCCAGGTCAAATTCAGGAGTACTAATTGAAGAAGAGACATTCTTGTCAGGCGCAAGAGACCTTTCTCTCACAAATTATGCGGATGGCAGATTTATTGGTAAATCAACTATGGACAAAGAGTTGCCAGAAATGGGAAGAAAGGGAAGTATATATGGGTCCAGAAACATGATTTCAATGAGCATGCCAGTTTCCCAAATTGAAGACAACTTGGTTGAGCAAGCAGGAACTGCAATGAATTTTGAGGGGATACCAAGCAGGCATAGTTCGCTAAGCAGTACTG GTGGAACTCAAAGCTTATACAATTATGAGATGGGAAATAATTTATCATCTGGAGAGGAGGTTGTTAATGATAG TGTACATTCAACATTAACCAAAGGGCTTGATAACACTTCACATAAACGCCTACCTGTATCACGGGCTTTATCTTCCCAGGATGGTCTGTCAGACTTAGCCTCTGCCTCAAATGTCAAGCAGAAAAGCTCAACGAGGTTTCCAACTTCTAATG AAAAAAGGCACGAGTCTGAGGGGAATATTGTAGCAACCTCAGCAGGTGAAACTCAGGCATCTGGGAAGAAAGAAATGCGTTTTAGGAGGACGTCGTCTTACAGTGAGGCCACTATATCAGAGACATCGTTCATAGATGTGCTTAAAAGGCCGGTTCTCTATGATGCTGATGTAGCTAATTCGGCTGCTGCTTTGGAGTCATCTGATGGTGGTTTGCAAGCAGCTAGAAGTGGGAAAAAGAAAGGGAAGAAAGGAAGGCAGATAGATCCGGCACTCCTCGGCTTCAAGGTTTCCAGCAACCGAATTCTGATGGGTGAAATACAACGCCTGGAAGACTGA